The Oncorhynchus masou masou isolate Uvic2021 chromosome 31, UVic_Omas_1.1, whole genome shotgun sequence genome includes a region encoding these proteins:
- the LOC135523638 gene encoding transmembrane protein 235-like, whose protein sequence is MRRLNQGGWIILAKEKCSLTGVLTLSGVSLYISYSQQAMAETERLVGAERLAQVVNTSFGWSLGLAWLSFCLEVLAGLLLLLAARLATLQHGPARLATLQHGPQGHGWPLHVVT, encoded by the exons ATGAGGCGACTAAACCAAG gtggatggattatcttggcaaaggagaagtgCTCACTGACAG GTGTTCTGACCCTCTCTGGTGTCAGCCTGTACATCAGTTACTCCCAACAGGCGATGGCTgagactgagaggctggtggGGGCTGAGCGTTTGGCCCAGGTGGTCAACACCTCTTTCGGCTGGTCCCTCGGCCTGGCCTGGCTCTCCTTCTGCCTGGAGGTCCTCGctggcctgctgctgctgctagctgcCCGCCTAGCCACCCTGCAGCACGGACCTGCCCGCCTAGCCACCCTGCAGCATGGACCACAAGGCCACGGCTGGCCTCTCCATGTTGTAACCTAA
- the LOC135523637 gene encoding uncharacterized protein C16orf52 homolog B-like isoform X1, which produces MDKLTVISGCLFLAADIFAIASIANPDWINTGDAAGKLGSLTVGLVRQCQTIHGRDRTCIPPRLPPEWVTTLFFIILGIISLTVTCGLLVLSHWYREATRYARWIAFTGMILFCMAALIFPIGFYIDEVGGQPYKLPNNTVVGSSYVLFVLSIFFTIVGLLFAGKVCLPG; this is translated from the exons ATGGATAAACTCACCGTTATATCAGGATGTCTCTTTCTAGCAGCTGATATCTTTGCTATCGCCAGTATTGCCAATCCGGACTGGATCAACACAGGAGATGCAGCTGGTAAGTTAG gTTCCCTGACGGTAGGCCTGGTGCGGCAGTGCCAGACCATTCACGGTCGTGACCGGACCTGTATCCCCCCGCGGCTGCCCCCAGAGTGGGTCACCACCCTCTTCTTCATCATTCTGGGCATCATCTCCCTCACGGTGACCTGCGGCCTGCTAGTGTTATCACACTGGTACCGTGAAGCCACTCGTTATGCCCGCTGGATTGCCTTCACTGGGA tgaTCCTGTTTTGTATGGCGGCTCTTATATTTCCTATAGGATTTTACATCGATGAGGTTGGGGGACAACCTTATAAACTACCCAACAACACAGTGGTGGGGTCATCATATGTACTCTTTGTTCTATCTATATTTTTCACTATAGTGGGACTACTGTTTGCAGGAAAGGTCTGCTTGCCTGGGTGA
- the LOC135523637 gene encoding uncharacterized protein C16orf52 homolog B-like isoform X2 produces the protein MDKLTVISGCLFLAADIFAIASIANPDWINTGDAAGSLTVGLVRQCQTIHGRDRTCIPPRLPPEWVTTLFFIILGIISLTVTCGLLVLSHWYREATRYARWIAFTGMILFCMAALIFPIGFYIDEVGGQPYKLPNNTVVGSSYVLFVLSIFFTIVGLLFAGKVCLPG, from the exons ATGGATAAACTCACCGTTATATCAGGATGTCTCTTTCTAGCAGCTGATATCTTTGCTATCGCCAGTATTGCCAATCCGGACTGGATCAACACAGGAGATGCAGCTG gTTCCCTGACGGTAGGCCTGGTGCGGCAGTGCCAGACCATTCACGGTCGTGACCGGACCTGTATCCCCCCGCGGCTGCCCCCAGAGTGGGTCACCACCCTCTTCTTCATCATTCTGGGCATCATCTCCCTCACGGTGACCTGCGGCCTGCTAGTGTTATCACACTGGTACCGTGAAGCCACTCGTTATGCCCGCTGGATTGCCTTCACTGGGA tgaTCCTGTTTTGTATGGCGGCTCTTATATTTCCTATAGGATTTTACATCGATGAGGTTGGGGGACAACCTTATAAACTACCCAACAACACAGTGGTGGGGTCATCATATGTACTCTTTGTTCTATCTATATTTTTCACTATAGTGGGACTACTGTTTGCAGGAAAGGTCTGCTTGCCTGGGTGA